The proteins below come from a single Jaculus jaculus isolate mJacJac1 chromosome X, mJacJac1.mat.Y.cur, whole genome shotgun sequence genomic window:
- the LOC101593429 gene encoding melanoma-associated antigen 10-like, with translation MSEPQKPRRSLAEENLESDNNIQNAPGGQKGKKEDGSSSTSTCSSSSHSLSFPSSSVCTMVSSVSVERIRATRPSNQSPPSGGFSSSFIDPMPCNQSVQGSPEQNEMQPIYSQALRAVAPCLCVQIDAKVNELVWFLLKKYRMRELTTTDEMLYRVIKHYQKYYLLIFYTACQYLLLIFGTEVKEVDPSIHSYCLVPALGLTYDGMLSDIQGIPKTGLLLSILSLIYKKNRRVSVEVMWNVLNSVGLFDNYRFIYAHAWKLITEDFVQEGYLIYSQVPHSDPAHYEFMWGPRAHAEIHPIIFMKFVIYVNLAKQKFCPCSTLNL, from the coding sequence ATGTCTGAACCTCAGAAGCCTAGACGCTCCCTTGCTGAAGAAAACCTTGAGTCTGACAATAACATACAGAATGCCCCAGGTGGGCAGAAGGGCAAAAAGGAGGATGGTTCCTCATCCACTTCTACCTGCTCTTCCTCAtcccactctctttcttttccttcctcctcagtcTGTACAATGGTATCTAGTGTCTCAGTGGAGAGAATTCGTGCTACTCGCCCATCAAATCAGAGCCCTCCCAGTGGTGGATTCTCCTCCAGTTTCATAGACCCCATGCCATGCAACCAGTCTGTTCAGGGCTCCCCTGAGCAAAATGAGATGCAACCGATCTACTCACAGGCACTTAGGGCTGTTGCTCCCTGTCTCTGTGTTCAGATTGATGCAAAAGTAAATGAGTTAGTGTGGTTCCTGCTGAAAAAGTATAGAATGAGGGAGCTGACCACCACTGATGAAATGCTGTACAGGGTCATTAAACATTACCAGAAGTACTACCTTCTCATATTCTATACCGCATGTCAGTACTTGCTGTTGATCTTTGGCACTGAGGTGAAAGAAGTGGACCCCTCCATCCACTCATATTGCCTGGTCCCTGCACTGGGTCTCACATATGATGGAATGTTAAGTGATATCCAGGGCATACCTAAGACAGGGCTCCTGTTATCTATTCTAAGCCTAATCTACAAGAAGAACAGACGTGTCAGTGTGGAGGTGATGTGGAATGTGCTGAATTCTGTAGGTCTGTTTGATAACTATCGTTTTATATATGCACATGCTTGGAAACTCATCACTGAAGATTTTGTGCAGGAAGGGTACCTCATCTACTCTCAAgtacctcacagtgatcctgctcaCTATGAGTTTATGTGGGGCCCAAGGGCCCATGCTGAAATCCACCCCATTATATTCATGAAATTTGTAATCTATGTAAACTTGGCTAAACAAAAATTCTGTCCATGTAGTACTCTCAATCTGTGA